ACTTGATCCGTGTTGTGGTGTAAAACTACGCCCATTTTTTCTTTGTACATTTTGCACAATGCAACGCTTACGCTTTCTGCAATACCATCACAAATACTGTCGGGGTGCCCTATTCCCTTCCTTTCTACGATTTCTACAGGGGTTTCATCAATTGGGGTTCTTTCCAATCTTTTAACAACGATATTTGCCAATAAAATCACCGTTTAAATTTATGGTACTCTCGATAAAAATACTAAAACCATAATTGAATTTATATTATTTAAATCTACCTTTTTTAAAATAACTCAAAAATTCAGATAAAAAATGGAATTTTTTTAATATTGTACGTTTTTAACACGTTTTTCAATGTTTTGAAGCTTTTTAAAAATTTCCACGGAATTATTCCCTAGAATTATTAAAATAGGTTTTTTTTCATTAACATACAAAATATGGGGATAAATTTTATCAGAATTGATACAATCTGTCAAACCTGAAATAATGCTGTTTTTTTCTAAATTGGCGATTGAACCCATTGAAATTTCTGAGTTTTTTAACTTTTCCACGGATAATTTATCGCATTCTATTTTTATACAAGCCCTTATCTTTGGATTAATTTCTTTTAAATTTAGTAATATTTCTGAAACATCATTTGAAATTCCAAATTTAATTATTTCATCATAGGTAATTGTAGCAATATCCGAATAATTTTCTGGTAAAAGGATACTTTCTACAATTTTAAAATCTGTTTTAACGAACAATTCAATATTTTTAAGTAACGTTAAAGCGTAAGATAAATTTTTTTCAACAGATTCTTTAGTAACAGATATTGGATTAGAATTGTAGCCATATTTTGTTTTTTCTGCGTAGATTACTGATCCTAACACAAACTCTTTTGCAGATTTTATTGAATCTTCAAAAGTCATTCCCATGGATAAAAAGCAGGTAATTGCAGAGGAATAGGTACAGCCAGTTCCATGAACCTCTTTTTCTACATATTTTCCAGTTATTTCGATATGTTTATTATTAATTTTTAAAATATCCGTTTTTCCGGTCACTAGTACATTAATATTATTTAAATTGAATCTGGACGTTTCAAACATTTTTTCAATAATTTCAAATTCTTTTAAATTAGGAGTTATCAAGAAACACTCTTCAAAAAATTCCAAATACTTTTTAATTAACACTTCATCCGAAAACTCGAAATCCGTAGTTGATTTCAAAACAGGGTCGCAAATTATATTAAAATTATATTTCTTTTTAAATTCTAAAATAATATCAATTGAATCATTAGTTAAAACGCCTGTTTTAACCCAATTTACCTCAAAATCTTCAAAAATTGCATCAAATTGTGCTTTTATCTCTTCTTTTGACAAATCCCTTTTTAAAAAAACTTTATTATTGTTTTGAGGGATAATTGACGTAATTATTGAAAGGGGATTTTTTTGAAGTTCTTTTATCGTTTTTACATCTGCAACAATGCCTGCACCGCCTGTTGGGTCAAAACCTCCAACTGTCAAAACATTCATAAAACCACCTAAAATGAAATTGGTGCGTATTCCCTTTTTATTTCGGGAACTTCTGAAACACAATTACTATTTATTGAATTTAGTATAAATCCATCCATTGTTTTTAAATAAACAAGCAAACATCCTTTAATAGTAACGTTTACGTTTGGCGCAGCTTTTTTAATTTTTTCAATCAACAGTAACAGATCTTTTATTTTTCCAACGTTTTCAAGATTTCCTACTTTTTCAAGTTTTTCCAAATTTTCGGGATGAACTACGAGCTGGTGAACCATTATTTCGGAAACTCCGATTTTATTTAACATTTCACCAAGTTTTACAAGTTCATCATCGTTGAACCCAGGGATATATACTGATCTTACAATCGTGTGGAAATATTTTGAAGAGAGTTTTATATTTTCAAAAACTTTTTCAAAGGTATCTTCTTTTACAAGTTTTTCATGCGTTTTTTTGTCAGATGCACTTAAACTGATCATGATCATGTCTAAACCAAGGTCTTTAAATTCTTTTAAAAGTTCTTCGTTTAAAAATACCCCGTTAGTCTGTAAATCGCATCTTAATCCTTTGGATTTTACATATTTAATTGCATTTTTTACTTTTTTTGGATAAATTAGTGGTTCGCCATACTGGCTTATTGTAACCGCTTTAAATTTACTTAAATCTCCGTATAATCCAGGTTTTACACTAGTTAAATTAGAGTAACAAAATATACAGTCGTGATTACATTCTTGTGTTATTTCGATAGTCGGGTGGTGATGTGGGTCTTCATTTTTTAGATCCATTCCTTCGCAACCGATACAGTGTCTTATAACTTTTAAATCACTTACAATATTTTCCAAACGGTCACAAATCTCATTTCTTAACGTTATTTTCAAAATACCACCGGATTATTTCGAAAGATATTTATTTTTCAATCTTTAAAATTATACTGCACATACAACATAGATAAAATATGTGGATAAAAGGGTAGTTGTGCAAGGTTTTAACACAAATGAAAACATTTATATATTACGGATGTTGATAGTTGTGTGTAAAACATACACAAATAGATTTAGTGGACTGGTGATAGTAAATGGAAATTCAAAAAATTAAAGAACTCGGACAAAAACTTCAAGACTTTTTAGGGCTTGAAAAACCTGCAACAGCAGTTAAACTTGCAAAATCAAAAGAAGAAATTCCTGAAGGTTACGCTGAAATAGACGCACCCATAAGACACTGTGAAATGATCCAAAATGCAAGAATCGAAGGTAAAAAGTTCTACGCAACAGCAGAAAAACATGCATGTAAGGGTGGAGCTTACGCAATTGGAATCTTACAAAATCCTCCTGAACCATTAAAAACAGGTGTTTTATACCACAATTTAGGAAATTTCCCAACTGAAGAAGCTGCAATCAAAACCGTTGAGGCGATTCCAAGAGTTAAAGAAGAAATTTACGCAGGAGTTTATGCACCATTAAATGATGCAGACTTTGAACCCGACAGCATTGTAGTTTTAGTAACTCCAAAACAGGGTCTAAGACTTACTCAAGCTTTAAATTACACAGCAGGCGGTAGATTCCAGGCAGATTTCGCAGGAATTCAATCATTATGTGCTGATGCAGTAGCTGCAGTAAAAACAAGAGGTGTAGCAAACGCAACACTTGGATGCAACGGTTCAAGAGCTTACGCACACGTTAAAGACGATGAACTCGTGTTTGCATTCCCACTTTCAGACCTTGAAGATGTAGTTTCAGCACTTGAATACTTCAAAGAAAAATGGAATTAAAAATTAAACAATTAATTTTTATTTCTGATATTTTTTCTAGCAAGTGACGCAAAAATTCCGATTGCACATAAAACTGCAGAAACTTTAAATGATGTAGTTATTCCTTGAAGGAATAGCGGACTGAATTCTGCAGAAATTGGATTATTTCCAACATAATACGCAATCAATACAGTTATTATTGCCATACTGGTCATTTGACCTAAAATTCTTACAGTTGCAAGCATTGCAGATGCAACTCCTGCAAATTTCCTTTCAACTGAACTCATTATTGCATTTGTGTTTGGAGAGCTGAATACTGCAAATCCAAAACCGAGAAGTACTAAATTTAAGATTATTTGGTAAATACTTGTATCTAACTGCATAAATGTGAATAATACTAATCCAACACAGGTAATTCCCATTCCAATGGATGCTAAAATCCTAGGTTCGATTTTGTCGGATAGTTTTCCGGTAATTGGTGAAAATATTGCCTGTACAAGTGGTTGTGCTAAAAGAATAAATCCCGCGTCCTGAGCAGAAAATCCTCTCAAACTTTGAAGATAAAAACTGATTAAAAATGCTACTGCGTAAGTTGCACCGTAATTTAGGAGTGCAGCAAGGTTTGACATTGAAAATGCGAGATTATTTGTGAGGAGTTTGATGTTTAGAATCGGATTTTCTGTTCTATGCTCCCTATGGATAAATATTGATCCAAAAAGCAACGACACAAGTATAAATATTGATCCGCCTGAACTAAAAGTAATAAACCCATAAACCAAGAATACAAGCGAAATCATGTATGTAATCGAGCCGAAATAGTCAAAAGTTTCGCCTTTTGCATCACACCATTCATTTAATACGAATTTCTTGGCAATAATGTAAGTTATAATTCCAATTATTCCTGAAAATAAAAATATACTTCTCCATCCGAAATAATGGGTCAAAATTCCGCCAAGGAACGGCCCTAAACTGAGACCAATGTAAACTGTGGCAATATTAATTCCGAGGGCTTTTCCTCTTTCATTTAACGGATAAACCGAAGTTAGTATTGCAATGGCAGTTCCAAATATCATGGCACTGCCGATTCCTTGAATTACACGAAGTAGTATCAATTGATTAATTGACCCTGAAAATATTCCCATTAAAGACGATAATCCAAAAATTAACAATCCATTTAATAAAATTCGTTTCCTACCGATTATATCTGCAATCCTGCCAATAGGTAGCAAAAGTGCAGAACTTGCAAGTAGGAATGAAGTTACAAGCCACCCTAAAAGAATAGTATCGGCTGAAAATTCTGTTCCAATACTTGGAAGGGCAAGATTTAGTGCAGTGCCCATAAAGGGTGTTAAAAATGATGAAATTGCGGCAACAACTGCCACGATGGATTTTTCGTTTCGCATTCAAATCGCCAGATATATAATGTCTCAATCTTATAATTTATTCAAGCAAATAAAAAAACTTATCGGGTGAATTTATGGTAAAAGTTGAAGTATTTACATCACCTATGTGTCCACACTGCCCAGCAGCTAAAAGAGTGGTCGATGAAGTTGCAAAAGAGATCGAAGGACTCGAAGTCGTACACATTAATGTAATGGACCACCCTGAAAAGGCTGCCGAACTTGGAATTATGGCAGTTCCAACCGTTGCAATAAACGGAGAAATTAAATTTGTTGGAGCACCAACAAAAGATGCATTACTTGCAGAACTTAAAAAATAACCTATTTTACACATTTTATTAACTTTAATTTAATCTTAAAAATCAGGAAATATCGAAGACACATAAAGAATGGTTGTGCATACTAATGACATATCTATAAATTATGGTGTAATCATGATAAAAGAGATAAACGTAAAATCACTCAGAAGTCCTGCAATGCTCGTAGAAAAAGTAATCGAGAAAACAGACGGCGGAATTTTGGTAATTGAAACCGAGGGGGATTCCCAGATAAACGAAATTTCCGAATTAATAAAAAAAATGGGATATAAAATGGAAGTCGACGGAACAAATGTTAAAGTGAGCATTGGCGAAATCGAAGCTTCAAAATCCATAAATGTTGTTGGAGCAAGCTGTCCTGGTCCAATTTTAATGGTTGGTGAAGTTTTAGAAAGAATGGCTGTTGGTGAAGTTTTGGAAATAACTGCCGGTCCAAATGCGTTTACTGATCTCACTGAAGGACTGAAAAGCATGGGAAATGACATACTCTCTGCAGAAAAGACGGATGACGGAAATTACAAAATTTTAATTAAAAAAGAAGAAAAGAAAAAAGAGCTCGGAGTTTCAGTTGACATCGATGAAGTATTTATCATAAACATGACAGGAACTGGAAATGCTGAAAAAGCATACGCAACTTTTATGATGGCAAACGTGGCTCAGAACATGAAATTAAAGCCAACGATCTTTTTAATGTTTGATGGAGCAAGTCTTGCATTAAAAGGAGAATGTGACAAGGTAAAACACCCTGCATTCCCAAAACTGGGCGATAAATTAAGAGATGCAATAAAAGCAGGAGTTAAAATATATGTGTGTGAAATGAGTTCTGAATTTAGGGGCGTTGACAAAAAACTAGAAGAAGGAATTGAAATTGCCGGAGCACCTACATTCTTTAGATTTCTCTCAAAACCAAATGCAAGGCCAGTATGGTTATAATTAAGGTGAAAATATGTCGGACGTAACAATGCTAGTATCTTTAGCTTTAATTTTTGGTTCAATGCTTTCTGGATTTGCAACATTTAGAATGAGTGGAATGAGGTTAATGCCTCACTTTATAGCTTTAATTTTGGCATTTGT
This Methanococcus maripaludis C5 DNA region includes the following protein-coding sequences:
- a CDS encoding bifunctional hydroxymethylpyrimidine kinase/phosphomethylpyrimidine kinase, whose amino-acid sequence is MNVLTVGGFDPTGGAGIVADVKTIKELQKNPLSIITSIIPQNNNKVFLKRDLSKEEIKAQFDAIFEDFEVNWVKTGVLTNDSIDIILEFKKKYNFNIICDPVLKSTTDFEFSDEVLIKKYLEFFEECFLITPNLKEFEIIEKMFETSRFNLNNINVLVTGKTDILKINNKHIEITGKYVEKEVHGTGCTYSSAITCFLSMGMTFEDSIKSAKEFVLGSVIYAEKTKYGYNSNPISVTKESVEKNLSYALTLLKNIELFVKTDFKIVESILLPENYSDIATITYDEIIKFGISNDVSEILLNLKEINPKIRACIKIECDKLSVEKLKNSEISMGSIANLEKNSIISGLTDCINSDKIYPHILYVNEKKPILIILGNNSVEIFKKLQNIEKRVKNVQY
- a CDS encoding radical SAM protein, translating into MKITLRNEICDRLENIVSDLKVIRHCIGCEGMDLKNEDPHHHPTIEITQECNHDCIFCYSNLTSVKPGLYGDLSKFKAVTISQYGEPLIYPKKVKNAIKYVKSKGLRCDLQTNGVFLNEELLKEFKDLGLDMIMISLSASDKKTHEKLVKEDTFEKVFENIKLSSKYFHTIVRSVYIPGFNDDELVKLGEMLNKIGVSEIMVHQLVVHPENLEKLEKVGNLENVGKIKDLLLLIEKIKKAAPNVNVTIKGCLLVYLKTMDGFILNSINSNCVSEVPEIKREYAPISF
- a CDS encoding DUF169 domain-containing protein is translated as MEIQKIKELGQKLQDFLGLEKPATAVKLAKSKEEIPEGYAEIDAPIRHCEMIQNARIEGKKFYATAEKHACKGGAYAIGILQNPPEPLKTGVLYHNLGNFPTEEAAIKTVEAIPRVKEEIYAGVYAPLNDADFEPDSIVVLVTPKQGLRLTQALNYTAGGRFQADFAGIQSLCADAVAAVKTRGVANATLGCNGSRAYAHVKDDELVFAFPLSDLEDVVSALEYFKEKWN
- a CDS encoding MFS transporter; this translates as MRNEKSIVAVVAAISSFLTPFMGTALNLALPSIGTEFSADTILLGWLVTSFLLASSALLLPIGRIADIIGRKRILLNGLLIFGLSSLMGIFSGSINQLILLRVIQGIGSAMIFGTAIAILTSVYPLNERGKALGINIATVYIGLSLGPFLGGILTHYFGWRSIFLFSGIIGIITYIIAKKFVLNEWCDAKGETFDYFGSITYMISLVFLVYGFITFSSGGSIFILVSLLFGSIFIHREHRTENPILNIKLLTNNLAFSMSNLAALLNYGATYAVAFLISFYLQSLRGFSAQDAGFILLAQPLVQAIFSPITGKLSDKIEPRILASIGMGITCVGLVLFTFMQLDTSIYQIILNLVLLGFGFAVFSSPNTNAIMSSVERKFAGVASAMLATVRILGQMTSMAIITVLIAYYVGNNPISAEFSPLFLQGITTSFKVSAVLCAIGIFASLARKNIRNKN
- a CDS encoding MJ0307 family thioredoxin, with protein sequence MVKVEVFTSPMCPHCPAAKRVVDEVAKEIEGLEVVHINVMDHPEKAAELGIMAVPTVAINGEIKFVGAPTKDALLAELKK
- a CDS encoding sulfurtransferase TusA family protein, whose protein sequence is MIKEINVKSLRSPAMLVEKVIEKTDGGILVIETEGDSQINEISELIKKMGYKMEVDGTNVKVSIGEIEASKSINVVGASCPGPILMVGEVLERMAVGEVLEITAGPNAFTDLTEGLKSMGNDILSAEKTDDGNYKILIKKEEKKKELGVSVDIDEVFIINMTGTGNAEKAYATFMMANVAQNMKLKPTIFLMFDGASLALKGECDKVKHPAFPKLGDKLRDAIKAGVKIYVCEMSSEFRGVDKKLEEGIEIAGAPTFFRFLSKPNARPVWL